The following proteins come from a genomic window of Leptospira andrefontaineae:
- the murB gene encoding UDP-N-acetylmuramate dehydrogenase, which produces MAILSEIQIRELKNSLENSGLPYRENQDLSANCSFKIGGTSPIMVEPETQEQILETLSVFKKLDLPWKILGGGTNILISDHPNDFVILKLSGGFKEYKDMGEGIFQVGAATNTTPVFRQISQKGYTGAEFLSTIPGWTGGAVIQNAGCYGGELFDLIQEVEFLRDGEVLKRRPSEIEHGYRFTEFLKRKDSIILSILIKLKPGNLEEIGTSLKEKRDKRNSSQPQNKKSAGSMFKNPKVFDEQGKEIKAWQFIDKVGLRGLQIGGAQISPEHCNFIVNTGGAKASDVYGLVNTVQEKVEKETGVILQREVEYFGSIP; this is translated from the coding sequence GTGGCCATTCTTTCCGAAATACAGATCCGAGAATTAAAGAATTCCCTAGAAAATTCCGGTCTACCCTACCGTGAAAATCAGGATTTAAGCGCCAATTGCTCCTTTAAGATCGGCGGGACTTCTCCCATAATGGTCGAGCCTGAAACCCAAGAACAAATCCTAGAAACTCTTTCCGTATTCAAAAAACTGGACCTACCTTGGAAGATCCTAGGCGGTGGCACTAATATCCTAATCTCAGATCATCCGAATGATTTTGTGATCTTAAAACTCTCCGGAGGATTTAAGGAATATAAAGATATGGGAGAAGGTATTTTTCAAGTAGGGGCCGCCACTAATACTACTCCGGTGTTCCGCCAAATCTCTCAGAAGGGATATACTGGAGCAGAATTTTTAAGCACGATCCCAGGTTGGACCGGCGGAGCAGTCATCCAAAACGCAGGTTGTTACGGAGGAGAACTTTTCGATCTAATCCAAGAAGTAGAATTCTTAAGGGATGGAGAAGTTCTAAAAAGAAGACCTTCCGAGATAGAGCACGGTTATAGATTCACGGAATTCTTAAAAAGAAAAGATTCTATTATTCTTTCCATTCTAATCAAATTAAAACCCGGAAACTTAGAAGAGATCGGAACTTCTCTCAAAGAAAAAAGGGACAAACGAAATTCTTCTCAGCCACAGAATAAAAAAAGCGCCGGTTCCATGTTCAAAAACCCGAAGGTGTTCGACGAACAAGGAAAAGAGATCAAAGCTTGGCAATTCATAGACAAGGTAGGCCTAAGAGGTTTACAAATTGGCGGTGCCCAGATTTCTCCGGAACATTGTAATTTTATAGTGAATACCGGAGGAGCAAAGGCCTCCGATGTGTATGGACTTGTGAATACTGTCCAAGAAAAAGTGGAAAAAGAAACCGGTGTGATATTACAAAGAGAAGTGGAATACTTCGGTTCCATTCCCTAA
- the hflX gene encoding GTPase HflX translates to MQRLKKLSERRIRENVIITPEVSRTLTELSFEISRQIGILIDRNGYVTHVIVGSDSSIDIPWLDRIRTSEARLRGVRLVHSHLKEESLNQEDLTDLALLRLDYITAVTMDEKGLPRSYYSAHVNPEDEEAEPWVILSKKVPGQLEEGILDDILEIEGRMARYRKNLKGAQKENRAFLVGVYPENNRIRPPSQSIDELKELCRTAGVHVVDSFIQRKNRLDPSTVLGKGKLEEIVLKAIQKQVELLVFDLELSPSQAKKISDYADLKVLDRTQLILDIFARNATSRDGKLQVELAQLKYLKGRLSELDDNMSRLTGGIGGRGPGETKLEIGKRRVEERISRLEQELKSLKKRREIARRRRKKNEIPVCGIVGYTNAGKSTLLNAMTNSTVLSEDKLFATLDPTSRRIRFPEEREIIISDTVGFIHDLPPELSNAFKATLEELGDSDLLVHVVDVSNPEFRQQMEAVETILEDLNLSDIPRILVFNKIDGLPEEARNELLREADLDTIYVSAIQGFGLNTLLNRIEERIYSQAEAKLSSTKLWEEDEELEEETEKTYV, encoded by the coding sequence ATCCAAAGACTCAAAAAACTCTCCGAGCGTAGAATTCGGGAAAACGTAATTATCACGCCCGAAGTTTCCAGAACACTCACAGAACTTTCCTTCGAAATCAGCAGACAAATCGGGATACTAATTGATAGGAACGGATACGTAACTCACGTGATCGTGGGATCGGATAGTTCCATCGATATCCCTTGGTTGGATCGTATCAGAACATCCGAAGCAAGGTTACGAGGTGTACGACTGGTACATAGCCATCTCAAAGAAGAAAGTCTGAATCAGGAAGATCTTACCGACTTAGCTTTATTACGTTTAGATTATATAACCGCAGTAACGATGGATGAAAAGGGTCTTCCAAGATCCTATTATTCTGCACATGTAAATCCCGAAGATGAAGAAGCAGAACCTTGGGTTATTCTTTCCAAAAAAGTTCCGGGACAATTAGAAGAAGGTATCCTGGACGATATTCTGGAAATCGAAGGAAGAATGGCCAGATATCGCAAAAATCTAAAAGGTGCTCAAAAAGAAAACAGAGCCTTTTTAGTAGGAGTATATCCTGAGAATAATAGGATACGGCCACCTTCACAATCCATAGACGAATTAAAAGAACTCTGCAGGACCGCAGGAGTCCACGTAGTAGATTCGTTCATCCAAAGAAAAAATCGTTTAGATCCTTCTACTGTATTAGGAAAAGGTAAATTAGAAGAGATCGTACTAAAAGCAATCCAGAAACAAGTGGAACTATTAGTATTCGATCTGGAACTATCTCCTTCTCAGGCAAAAAAGATCTCGGATTATGCGGATCTAAAAGTTTTAGATAGAACCCAATTGATCTTGGATATCTTTGCAAGAAATGCAACAAGCAGAGACGGTAAACTGCAAGTAGAGCTTGCCCAATTAAAATATTTGAAAGGAAGACTTTCTGAGTTGGATGATAATATGTCCAGGCTCACCGGGGGAATCGGAGGAAGAGGACCTGGAGAAACAAAACTCGAGATCGGAAAACGTAGAGTAGAAGAAAGAATTTCCAGATTAGAACAAGAACTTAAGTCCTTGAAAAAACGAAGAGAGATCGCAAGAAGAAGACGTAAGAAAAACGAGATCCCTGTCTGCGGTATAGTGGGTTATACTAACGCAGGAAAATCCACCTTACTGAATGCGATGACGAATTCTACCGTATTATCCGAAGATAAGTTATTCGCAACATTAGATCCAACATCCAGAAGGATACGTTTCCCAGAAGAAAGAGAGATTATCATTTCCGACACCGTAGGTTTTATCCATGATCTTCCTCCAGAACTATCGAACGCATTCAAAGCAACACTGGAAGAGTTAGGAGATTCGGACCTTCTTGTCCATGTAGTCGATGTTTCTAATCCTGAATTCAGACAACAAATGGAAGCAGTCGAAACTATATTAGAAGATTTGAATTTATCCGATATCCCGAGGATCTTAGTATTCAACAAAATTGACGGCCTGCCTGAAGAGGCACGAAACGAACTTCTAAGAGAAGCAGATTTGGACACAATCTACGTATCCGCTATCCAAGGTTTCGGATTAAACACTCTACTAAACCGGATTGAAGAGAGAATTTACTCGCAAGCAGAGGCAAAACTCTCGAGCACTAAACTTTGGGAAGAAGATGAGGAACTGGAAGAGGAAACGGAAAAAACCTACGTTTAA
- a CDS encoding HEAT repeat domain-containing protein yields the protein MFALLNFRFLFPGLLLIASFGVWFSPIFAQTPEDTNNTSDVGNNSTETEDPSASDEQDTNKKKHKKPVLDPESKRYNDLLKAGLLKVFEGEATYNYPRLKQYGLTHPIPRVRAAAALALGRLKSQAGVKILHQMIDRDGEWVRQAAYKGLADIGSRSSLDYFYVGAKSSDREIRVASFRGMGKTLDPGAREVLLKKGLKSDDKEIVKATLLGLGYYQVPEDLRIFIEYLNSEDEEFQKAAVEALGRHKTRTSMKILEDSFKDKTNLRNQILDTLTEQKNSFAIFALLRILNANVDSENIVNEISARLYKLKAVGKYMTIVSDNTPLLREPYVGAPKIRDLEAGEVGKVVSKHPVAYIIPIEGQRIEDFYYKVLVNTKYKDAFTETVQGWVFGKYIQIRTISMPKEEKEKKKKPKRPSILDDMETSEPAPNPQSENPNLQ from the coding sequence ATGTTTGCCCTATTGAATTTCAGATTTTTATTTCCAGGCTTATTACTGATCGCCTCCTTTGGAGTCTGGTTTTCACCAATTTTTGCTCAAACTCCGGAAGATACTAACAACACTTCTGACGTAGGGAATAATTCTACGGAGACTGAAGATCCTTCCGCTTCTGATGAGCAAGATACCAATAAGAAAAAACATAAGAAACCGGTCCTGGATCCTGAATCCAAACGTTATAATGATCTTTTAAAAGCAGGTTTGTTAAAGGTTTTTGAAGGGGAAGCCACATATAATTACCCTAGATTGAAACAATACGGACTGACACATCCAATTCCAAGAGTTAGAGCTGCTGCAGCCTTGGCTTTGGGAAGATTGAAAAGTCAGGCCGGTGTTAAGATCCTTCACCAAATGATAGATCGTGATGGAGAATGGGTGCGTCAGGCGGCATACAAGGGACTCGCGGATATAGGTTCCAGAAGTTCATTAGATTATTTTTATGTAGGTGCCAAGTCTTCCGACAGAGAGATCAGAGTAGCTTCTTTCCGCGGAATGGGAAAAACATTAGATCCTGGAGCAAGAGAAGTTCTATTAAAAAAGGGTCTTAAGTCCGATGATAAGGAAATTGTAAAAGCTACTCTTTTAGGTTTGGGATATTACCAAGTTCCGGAAGACCTTCGTATATTTATAGAGTATCTAAATTCAGAAGATGAAGAATTCCAAAAAGCAGCTGTAGAAGCCCTAGGAAGGCATAAGACCAGGACTTCTATGAAAATTTTGGAAGATTCTTTCAAAGATAAAACAAATTTAAGAAATCAGATCCTGGACACATTGACTGAACAAAAGAATTCTTTCGCAATCTTTGCATTATTAAGAATTTTGAATGCTAATGTCGATTCTGAAAATATAGTAAACGAGATAAGCGCCAGATTATATAAGTTAAAAGCCGTCGGAAAATATATGACCATTGTTTCCGATAATACTCCTCTTTTAAGAGAGCCTTATGTGGGAGCTCCTAAGATCCGTGATTTAGAAGCTGGAGAGGTTGGAAAGGTAGTCAGCAAACATCCGGTAGCTTATATCATTCCGATCGAAGGTCAGAGAATTGAGGACTTTTATTATAAGGTGTTGGTAAATACCAAATACAAGGACGCATTTACTGAAACCGTTCAAGGTTGGGTATTTGGAAAATATATCCAAATAAGGACCATTTCCATGCCTAAGGAAGAAAAAGAAAAGAAGAAGAAACCGAAAAGGCCTTCTATCTTGGACGATATGGAAACTTCCGAACCGGCGCCTAATCCTCAGAGTGAAAATCCTAATCTCCAATAA
- a CDS encoding CPBP family intramembrane glutamic endopeptidase — translation MDLSQLSPLIHYFLRVTPALVFAGIFWFVIKPEPKLRILIYILLFVLFRDAMTGAGLWSIGSEGGFWIRLSKSSLILVTLGATSIVLVFILWKFDIENRRWVLWFRGNQVFGVLLGLLSSVAIALPVWILNRSLSGGGIPGGEVDVSLLLPMLWFSLAGNLYEEFLFRGYIRGIAEEKFGWLRASFISGISFAFFHIFLASTVTSIGFPLLVFTLWEGCICGFLASRYGLLSSAIAHGFGIWILASGVI, via the coding sequence ATGGACCTTTCTCAGCTTTCTCCTCTTATTCATTATTTTTTAAGAGTAACTCCTGCGTTGGTTTTTGCAGGGATCTTTTGGTTTGTTATCAAACCGGAACCTAAACTTAGGATTTTGATCTATATTCTTCTGTTTGTTTTGTTCAGAGATGCTATGACCGGAGCAGGGCTTTGGTCTATAGGCTCAGAAGGAGGATTTTGGATCAGATTGTCCAAATCTTCTTTGATCCTTGTAACTTTGGGTGCTACTTCCATAGTTTTAGTTTTTATATTATGGAAATTTGATATAGAAAACCGAAGATGGGTTCTTTGGTTTCGAGGAAATCAAGTTTTCGGGGTCTTATTAGGTTTATTGAGCTCAGTTGCCATTGCTCTGCCGGTCTGGATCTTGAATCGGAGTCTTTCTGGTGGTGGCATCCCAGGCGGAGAAGTGGATGTGAGCCTTCTTCTTCCTATGCTTTGGTTTTCCTTGGCCGGGAATTTGTATGAGGAATTCTTATTTAGAGGATATATAAGAGGGATTGCAGAAGAGAAATTCGGTTGGTTGAGAGCCTCTTTTATATCGGGGATCAGTTTTGCATTCTTCCATATATTTTTAGCGAGCACAGTCACCTCTATCGGATTTCCTTTGCTCGTATTCACTCTTTGGGAAGGTTGCATCTGCGGATTTTTGGCTTCTCGTTATGGACTTTTATCTTCTGCCATAGCTCACGGATTCGGGATCTGGATCTTGGCCTCCGGAGTTATATAA
- a CDS encoding inositol monophosphatase family protein, whose protein sequence is MIDLPKILSVFKFASKSAGTEILKLFGKESTFDLKDPMQILTQADLDSHRVLEEILKKEFPGIPLIMEEQNNREPLPDTFIVCDELDGTTLFSRGIKEFSVILAYIEDGSPKVGCIYFPAMDTYLVSQRGEGTFINDRKIFLKRGGSLDRSVLSLEINNTFQEEDYRWIASASKNTLATRALAATGAGFLELLEGKTDLFMNLSGAKIWDFAAGVLALEEAGGTALDKTGNPLKWDKIRMSALLSRDSDFLKEVYRLKP, encoded by the coding sequence ATGATCGATCTTCCTAAAATTTTATCCGTTTTTAAATTTGCATCCAAATCCGCCGGAACAGAGATCTTAAAACTATTCGGTAAAGAATCCACATTTGATCTGAAAGATCCTATGCAGATTTTAACCCAAGCCGATTTGGATTCGCATCGTGTTTTGGAGGAGATTTTAAAAAAAGAATTTCCTGGTATCCCTCTTATAATGGAAGAGCAGAATAATCGTGAACCACTTCCCGACACTTTTATCGTATGTGATGAATTAGATGGGACCACTTTGTTTTCAAGGGGTATCAAAGAATTCAGCGTAATTTTAGCTTATATAGAGGACGGATCCCCTAAGGTAGGATGTATTTATTTTCCAGCTATGGATACTTATCTCGTTTCTCAAAGAGGAGAAGGAACTTTTATCAATGATAGAAAAATCTTTCTGAAAAGGGGAGGTAGCCTGGATCGTTCCGTTCTTTCTCTTGAGATCAATAACACTTTCCAAGAGGAAGACTATCGTTGGATCGCGAGTGCTAGCAAAAATACTCTGGCGACTCGCGCATTGGCTGCAACCGGAGCAGGATTTTTAGAATTATTAGAAGGGAAGACGGATCTGTTCATGAACTTAAGCGGAGCCAAGATTTGGGATTTTGCCGCTGGGGTTCTTGCATTGGAAGAAGCGGGCGGGACTGCATTGGATAAAACAGGCAATCCTTTGAAATGGGATAAGATTCGTATGTCGGCATTGTTAAGTAGAGATTCAGATTTTTTAAAAGAAGTTTACCGACTTAAACCTTAG
- a CDS encoding MgtC/SapB family protein, which yields MQEFLSILDSKTIDTFTVSIRVALIILFAGAVGWNREGKNHGAGFRTHILIGLASTVLMLLSIFIPEFYSVVGGDPSRIAAQVVSGVGFLCAGAIMKFGLTVKGLNTAASIWIVSAIGLLVGAGLYYAGFLTTVATLIILVLFDLVEERYFGKYEYKVLVLDLKQKKFHRKGFKELLLRNKLRLVSESFMQDYQSKSAQIKLTIAMPRDFDILKIVDEFRNLADVIKISIEST from the coding sequence ATGCAGGAATTTCTAAGCATTTTGGATTCTAAGACGATCGATACCTTCACCGTAAGTATTCGGGTGGCTTTGATCATTCTTTTTGCCGGCGCGGTAGGCTGGAACAGAGAAGGCAAAAATCATGGAGCAGGTTTCAGGACTCATATATTGATCGGCCTTGCTTCTACCGTTTTGATGTTATTATCAATTTTTATTCCTGAATTTTATTCTGTAGTGGGAGGAGATCCTTCCAGGATTGCGGCTCAAGTGGTTTCGGGAGTCGGATTTTTATGCGCCGGTGCGATCATGAAGTTCGGATTGACCGTGAAAGGATTAAATACCGCAGCTTCTATCTGGATTGTTTCTGCGATCGGTTTGCTTGTGGGTGCAGGTTTATATTATGCAGGATTTTTAACCACGGTTGCTACTCTGATCATTCTAGTCTTATTCGATCTGGTGGAAGAAAGGTATTTTGGAAAATATGAATATAAGGTTTTGGTCCTAGACCTGAAGCAGAAAAAATTCCACCGAAAAGGGTTTAAAGAATTATTATTAAGAAATAAGTTAAGATTGGTTTCTGAATCCTTTATGCAGGATTACCAGAGTAAAAGTGCTCAGATCAAGCTTACTATTGCCATGCCTAGGGATTTCGATATTCTTAAGATTGTGGATGAATTCAGAAATCTGGCGGATGTAATAAAGATCAGTATCGAATCGACTTAA
- a CDS encoding STAS domain-containing protein, whose translation MANLTFNEKVDGSKLILTVAGEIDAKTAPDLKIKLEAAVGNGIKTIICDCSALTYIASAGIGVLNSIQKFLKEKSGEIVFCSLKKEVKDTMELMYFTKKVRVFPSLNDALGGV comes from the coding sequence ATGGCAAACCTCACATTCAACGAGAAAGTAGACGGAAGCAAATTGATCCTCACAGTTGCAGGAGAGATTGATGCTAAGACTGCTCCGGATCTGAAAATCAAATTAGAAGCTGCAGTAGGGAACGGGATCAAAACGATTATCTGCGATTGTTCTGCTCTTACTTATATCGCTTCTGCAGGGATCGGCGTTTTGAACTCCATCCAAAAATTCCTGAAAGAAAAATCTGGAGAGATCGTTTTCTGCAGCCTTAAAAAGGAAGTAAAGGATACGATGGAGCTAATGTATTTCACCAAAAAGGTGAGAGTATTCCCTTCTTTAAATGACGCGTTAGGCGGAGTTTAA
- a CDS encoding ATP-binding protein produces MDFSPEKILYYSVDLDELSRIRGEVREFLGEDCSDIVKGRIVFCLDEAMTNVIEHGFTEPDSSKIELRMKKNKGSWKFSILDQGVPFDPTKEKSETWKELYESGADGGFGLRSIKKIMVVRYQRLKNPPRNKLTLIHTR; encoded by the coding sequence ATGGATTTCTCTCCGGAAAAAATCCTATATTACTCCGTCGACCTAGACGAGCTTTCCAGAATTCGAGGAGAGGTCCGCGAATTTTTAGGAGAAGATTGTTCGGATATTGTCAAGGGAAGGATCGTATTCTGCCTAGACGAAGCTATGACTAACGTAATAGAGCATGGATTTACGGAGCCTGACTCTTCTAAAATTGAATTAAGAATGAAAAAGAATAAAGGAAGCTGGAAGTTCTCCATCCTGGACCAAGGCGTTCCTTTTGATCCTACGAAAGAAAAAAGCGAAACCTGGAAGGAATTATACGAAAGCGGGGCCGATGGAGGTTTCGGGTTACGTTCCATTAAAAAAATAATGGTCGTACGTTACCAACGTCTCAAAAATCCCCCGCGCAATAAACTTACTCTGATCCATACGAGATAA